In the genome of Podarcis raffonei isolate rPodRaf1 chromosome 17, rPodRaf1.pri, whole genome shotgun sequence, one region contains:
- the LOC128404930 gene encoding blue-sensitive opsin-like gives MHKARSDSQDDLPENFFIPVPLDVANITTLSPFLVPQTHLGSPGLFMSMAAFMFLLVVLGVPINILTIFCTFKYKKLRSHLNYILVNLAVSNLVVVCIGSTTAFYSFSHMYFIMGPLACKIEGFAATLGGMVSLWSLAVVAFERYLVICKPLGNFTFRGTHAIVGCIITWVFGLVASVPPLFGWSRYIPEGLQCSCGPDWYTTNNKWNNESYVLFLFSFCFGVPLSVIIFSYGRLLLTLRAVAKQQEQSATTQKAEREVTKMVVVMVMGFLVCWLPYASFALWVVTHRGEPFDVRLASIPSVFSKASSVYNPVIYVFMNKQFRSCMLKLVFCGKSPFGEEEDVSGSSQATQVSSVSSSQVSPA, from the exons ATGCACAAAGCCCGCTCTGACTCCCAGGATGACCTCCCGGAAAATTTCTTCATCCCAGTGCCCTTGGATGTTGCCAACATCACAACTCTCAGCCCTTTTCTGGTACCTCAGACTCACCTTGGTAGTCCAGGCCTCTTTATGAGCATGGCTGCCTTCATGTTCCTATTGGTTGTACTTGGGGTACCCATCAACATCCTCACCATCTTCTGCACTTTCAAGTACAAGAAGCTCCGCTCCCACCTCAACTACATCTTGGTCAACCTTGCTGTGTCAAACCTGGTGGTGGTCTGCATTGGATCTACCACTGCCTTCTACAGCTTCTCCCACATGTACTTCATCATGGGCCCTCTTGCTTGCAAGATAGAGGGCTTTGCTGCCACATTGGGGG GCATGGTGAGCCTATGGTCCCTGGCAGTTGTGGCCTTCGAACGATACTTGGTCATTTGCAAGCCTCTGGGAAACTTCACCTTCAGAGGCACCCATGCCATTGTTGGTTGCATCATAACATGGGTCTTTGGCTTGGTGGCTTCAGTACCACCCCTGTTTGGCTGGAgcag GTATATTCCTGAGGGGCTGCAGTGCTCGTGTGGTCCTGATTGGTATACAACGAACAACAAGTGGAACAATGAATCTTATGTCctattcctcttctccttctgctttGGAGTGCCCCTGTCGGTTATCATCTTTTCTTACGGTCGTCTTCTTCTAACCCTGCGGGCA GTTGCCAAGCAGCAGGAACAGtcagccaccacacagaaggcTGAGAGAGAGGTGACCAAGATGgtagtggtgatggtgatgggcTTCCTGGTGTGCTGGTTGCCATACGCTTCCTTTGCATTGTGGGTAGTGACCCACCGTGGAGAACCTTTTGACGTTCGTCTGGCCTCCATCCCCTCTGTCTTCTCCAAGGCCTCCTCTGTTTATAACCCTGTCATCTACGTCTTCATGAACAAGCAG TTTCGTTCCTGCATGCTGAAACTTGTCTTCTGTGGCAAAAGCCCCTTTGGTGAGGAGGAGGATGTTTCGGGTTCCTCCCAAGCCACCCAGGTCTCGTCGGTGTCTTCCAGCCAGGTGTCACCAGCGTAA